In Natrinema amylolyticum, the following are encoded in one genomic region:
- a CDS encoding HalOD1 output domain-containing protein — MNDFPSHDTCRADGGTPFVTERKSDETTVEAILRSIAAITGVDETDLEPLYDAVEVDALATFVTHAERRDRSVQVSFGYEGYTVVADGDGSIRVVDDPPQNPLMGSD; from the coding sequence ATGAATGACTTTCCGTCTCACGACACCTGTAGAGCCGATGGTGGCACCCCGTTCGTGACCGAACGGAAGTCCGATGAAACGACGGTAGAGGCCATTCTCCGGAGCATCGCCGCGATAACTGGCGTCGACGAAACCGACCTCGAACCCCTCTACGACGCCGTGGAGGTCGACGCGCTGGCGACGTTCGTCACCCACGCCGAACGACGCGACCGGTCGGTGCAAGTGTCGTTCGGATACGAGGGCTACACCGTCGTCGCCGACGGAGACGGATCGATACGGGTCGTCGACGATCCCCCGCAGAACCCGCTGATGGGATCTGACTGA
- a CDS encoding lipid II:glycine glycyltransferase FemX, producing MAQKTGGNPRSRLHRIGSLFSNRYGRSARNEDSSLEVTVVDSIRDVGKAQWNGIVERSSRGSVFHRYEWLDAIETGLGYTPRHLEITKDGNTIGGMPNFVVEIEKTPFNRLSSLYPGFGGPLLPTDTKESLERVTEAVPKLCGGRTIVHQIRGLDMSYLRYNDAFQSQGYQPYRRECRFLLDLTKGHDEILADMSRTRRRGIEHGRDVDYEVVEEEITRENLHRFHRTYERVMDRVGGEVYPFSFFEALQGMDDRLLLLTIRIDGEYAGGMLELLDDERDSIHGFFAAVPQEYFDDHASELLYDHVFQWGIDNGYETYDFGSTNTDFEDGVFRFKEGFGGRAVPVLVWERGCSPLWPLVKAGRALYWPYYT from the coding sequence ATGGCACAGAAGACCGGCGGCAACCCTCGATCGAGACTCCATCGAATCGGGTCGCTGTTCTCGAATCGATACGGGCGATCCGCGCGGAACGAGGATTCGAGCCTCGAGGTGACCGTCGTCGACTCGATACGGGACGTGGGGAAAGCGCAGTGGAACGGGATCGTCGAGCGCTCGAGTCGCGGCAGCGTGTTTCACCGCTACGAGTGGCTCGACGCGATCGAGACGGGACTGGGCTATACGCCCCGCCACCTCGAGATCACCAAGGACGGGAACACGATCGGGGGGATGCCGAACTTCGTAGTCGAAATCGAGAAGACGCCGTTCAACCGGCTCTCGTCGCTGTATCCGGGCTTCGGCGGGCCGTTGCTCCCGACGGACACGAAGGAGTCCCTTGAGCGCGTAACCGAGGCCGTCCCGAAACTCTGTGGCGGACGGACGATCGTCCACCAGATCCGGGGGCTGGACATGAGCTATCTCCGGTATAACGACGCCTTCCAGTCCCAGGGTTATCAACCCTATCGGCGGGAGTGTCGGTTCCTGCTCGATCTCACCAAGGGCCACGACGAGATCCTCGCGGACATGAGCCGGACCCGGCGGCGGGGGATCGAACACGGCCGGGACGTGGACTACGAGGTCGTCGAGGAGGAGATCACTCGGGAGAATCTGCATCGATTCCATCGCACCTACGAACGCGTCATGGACCGCGTCGGCGGCGAGGTGTACCCGTTCTCGTTCTTCGAGGCGCTGCAAGGGATGGACGACAGACTCCTCTTGCTGACGATTCGGATCGACGGCGAGTACGCGGGCGGGATGCTCGAGTTGCTCGACGACGAACGCGACTCGATTCACGGCTTCTTCGCCGCCGTTCCGCAGGAGTACTTCGACGATCACGCCTCGGAACTGCTCTACGATCACGTCTTCCAGTGGGGGATCGACAACGGCTACGAGACCTACGACTTCGGGAGTACGAACACGGACTTCGAGGACGGCGTCTTCCGATTCAAGGAAGGGTTCGGTGGCCGGGCCGTCCCGGTCCTCGTTTGGGAGCGCGGCTGTAGCCCCCTCTGGCCGCTGGTAAAGGCGGGGCGGGCACTCTACTGGCCGTATTACACGTAA
- a CDS encoding helix-turn-helix domain-containing protein, with protein sequence MRYVTYVLTPARGYFDAGAERLRELGVTFESIQHIDRLTDGTIITQKVVRGERAAVRNALKETGPTVADYQLTDDGERTILQLHYRPSDLTRELLAIHHRHAVLLDYPLEYAGLENRSLRVSEIGREEALRRVIEETRAIVDVEIERLSDYDPSEARPFADLTDRQREVLRVAVEEGYYEEPRQVTYEEIAARLECSAGTVGQHLRRIEARLMSTLIAGDDSRTDADRERGRAPTGPSR encoded by the coding sequence ATGCGATACGTGACATACGTTCTCACACCGGCACGGGGATACTTCGATGCGGGCGCAGAACGACTCCGCGAGCTGGGCGTCACGTTCGAGTCCATTCAGCACATCGATCGCCTCACCGACGGCACGATCATCACCCAAAAGGTAGTCCGCGGGGAGCGAGCGGCCGTCCGGAACGCGCTCAAGGAGACTGGGCCGACAGTCGCCGACTACCAGCTCACCGACGACGGCGAGAGGACGATCCTCCAGTTGCACTACCGACCGAGCGATCTCACGCGAGAGCTCCTCGCGATCCATCACCGACACGCGGTGTTGCTGGACTACCCCCTCGAGTACGCGGGACTGGAGAACCGGAGCCTTCGCGTCTCGGAGATCGGCCGCGAGGAGGCGTTGCGACGGGTCATCGAGGAGACGCGGGCGATCGTTGACGTCGAAATCGAGCGCCTCAGCGACTACGACCCGTCCGAGGCGCGTCCCTTCGCTGACCTGACGGACCGCCAGCGGGAGGTGCTTCGCGTCGCGGTCGAGGAGGGATATTACGAAGAGCCCCGTCAGGTGACTTACGAGGAGATCGCAGCCCGACTCGAGTGTTCCGCCGGGACCGTTGGCCAACACCTCCGTCGGATCGAAGCCCGACTCATGTCGACGCTTATCGCGGGCGACGATTCGCGGACCGACGCCGACCGTGAGCGAGGTCGGGCACCGACCGGCCCGTCCCGATAA
- a CDS encoding WD40/YVTN/BNR-like repeat-containing protein: MTTVAIALRDRLLVCAGEATDPDGWTTETRLEGRDLECVAAVPDAPARYYVGTVADGLFRSTDGGETFDRLETEFAAETRAPTDGTATGETHESDRVTAVTISPHDSRVVYAGTEPSRIYRSRDGGDSWTRLEGLTDLPSEDEWYFPPRPDTHHVRWLEVDPADPERLYVGIEAGAFAYTPDGGETWHERPPGSRRDNHSLATHPDRDGRLYAAAGDGYAESDDGGETWRRPQAGLEHTYCWSVIPDPGDPERVLVSSAHGASTAHMTSRAESYVYRKEGGEEHADGEGDVSWERLDELALPTGEGVVRAVFATTGEPGLVYVVTNRGLFVTHDFGDSWTEIDIDRPDELESRTPRGLVALS, encoded by the coding sequence ATGACCACCGTGGCCATCGCACTCCGAGATCGACTGCTCGTCTGTGCGGGCGAGGCGACCGATCCCGACGGCTGGACGACGGAGACGCGACTCGAGGGGCGCGACCTCGAGTGCGTCGCAGCGGTCCCCGACGCGCCGGCCCGTTACTACGTCGGGACCGTCGCGGACGGCCTGTTCCGAAGCACCGACGGCGGCGAGACGTTCGACCGGCTCGAGACCGAATTCGCGGCCGAGACCCGGGCACCGACGGACGGAACGGCGACCGGTGAGACCCACGAGAGCGATCGCGTGACGGCCGTGACGATTAGTCCGCACGACTCGCGGGTCGTCTACGCCGGCACGGAGCCCAGCCGGATCTACCGCTCGCGCGATGGCGGCGACTCGTGGACCCGCCTCGAGGGACTCACGGACCTGCCGTCTGAAGACGAGTGGTACTTCCCGCCGCGTCCGGACACCCACCACGTCCGCTGGCTCGAGGTCGATCCGGCCGACCCGGAGCGGCTGTACGTCGGAATCGAAGCGGGCGCGTTCGCGTACACGCCCGACGGCGGCGAGACCTGGCACGAGCGGCCGCCCGGATCGCGCCGGGACAACCACAGTCTGGCGACGCACCCGGATCGAGACGGGCGACTCTACGCCGCGGCCGGCGACGGCTACGCCGAGAGCGACGACGGCGGCGAGACGTGGCGACGGCCGCAGGCCGGCCTCGAGCACACCTACTGCTGGAGCGTCATCCCCGATCCCGGCGATCCGGAGCGGGTACTCGTCTCGAGCGCGCACGGCGCGTCGACGGCCCACATGACGAGTCGCGCGGAGTCGTACGTCTACCGCAAGGAGGGCGGAGAGGAGCACGCGGACGGCGAGGGCGACGTCTCCTGGGAGCGACTCGACGAGCTCGCTCTTCCGACCGGGGAGGGCGTCGTCCGAGCCGTGTTCGCGACGACTGGTGAACCCGGTCTCGTCTACGTCGTGACCAACCGGGGCCTCTTCGTGACGCATGATTTCGGCGATTCGTGGACCGAGATCGATATCGACCGGCCCGACGAGCTCGAGTCGCGGACGCCGCGCGGACTGGTCGCGCTCTCGTGA